GATTATACCTGTCAAAAAATACATTGTCAATGTTTTTTCCTTGACAGCACTACTGTTGGAATGGACTTCGCCCAAAATCCTGTCTCTGACCACTGAACTGGCTATATACCAGTCCTGCTCTATAGTCTAGTTTAAGCAGGTTAGCAGCTACTTTTTGCGAAACTCTCGAAACGACCGGAAATAATAGCTTCTTCTTCACACTATTCAGATGGTTTTGACCCTTAATATCAAAACCAAGTATTCTAATATAGGGTTTTTGTTCAACCTCTTCAATATCTTCGTTTTTTGCCTGAAGTAGAATCATCGTTGCTATTCTTGTCATATGGGTATATGTGAATCGCTTTGACTTGACTTCACTTATCCAATCATTAAATGTAACTGCCGGCCCCATTCTCTCTAACTTATCCTTAATACGAAACTCAAGTCCTTCTGTCATTCCATATATTTCTCTTAACTCTTGTACATTGCTTGTCAAGATTTGATATTTAAGTAGTGGCCAAAAATCTACCCAGCTTAATGTCTTCCCTTGTTGAAGATCTACTGCTGTCAAATGAGGCACGTGATTAGCAACAGATTCTTGTCTATTTAGTGCAGCATCTCTGATTGCTGAAGCACTTGCAATTCGAGAAGTAATCGGCAATTGTTGATCATGATGTGCTGCTGCTCTCCTTTGAATTGGTACTAACTCCAAAAATGATCCCAATTTTAGATTTGCTCTTGCATATGCTAACCCTAAAAGATTATTCGGTTTAGAGACATCTACACCTGTTTTTTCCGTAATAGCTCGTTGATAAGCCTTTGCATAAGATTCATTATAAGTAGAAAAATTTCCATGAACCCTTTTCGTTATTTCTGCCATTTCAGCAAAATTATATTCTTCATTTTCAGCACCGAAAACTAACTTTTGGACGCCTAATTCTTTAAGAATTCTTAATGCTCCAAAAGCAAAAAAATCAGCTGGTTGAACACAAAAAGCTACTGGTAGTTCAACTACTAGATTGACCCCATTTAAGATTGCTTCCCTTGCTCTGGTCCATTTATCAAGAATAGCCGGTTCTCCACGTTCCAGAAAATTCCCACTCATCACGACAATTATGACCGCATCTGGAAATCTTTTTTTCACTTCATTAACTTGATATAAATGTCCGTTGTGAAACGGATTATACTCTGTCACTATTCCCACAACATCCATTCAAAGTCCTCCTCATCTCTTGTGACAAACAAAGAAAAAGCGAGTTGTTTCTTTATCAATTTTCCCATTACCATAATCCGCAGTAGCTTCGATCTTATCAAATCCTGCTTGGCTGAGAAGCTTTAAATATACATCTAATTCATAAGTTCGCTCATAATGAGTTTCTTCATAACGTTGATAACTTGCCTTATTTTTATCAGCAATAAAAAAAGTCAAATCATGGATAACACTATGCAAAGTTTCACCAGCAAAACTCTCCCACAAGAAAGCTTGCTCTTTTGTCGTATAATTATACATGTAACCTGGGTAGACTATGTCAGTCTGATAAGGAGAGATTACATCAAAAACAAATATACCTTTTTCGTTTAAATGCTCGCTGACTTCTTGAAAAGTTCTCAATACCTCTTCTTCATCAGCAAGATAACATAATGAATCTAATCCACAAGTCACAATATCAAAGTTCTCTAATTCACTTAAATCTGTCATATTTGCTTGTACGAGACTCAAATCTGCTTCTTCTTTTCGAGTCCGAGCTTCTGCAAGTGCCAACATTTCTTCAGACAGATCAGCACCAGTTACTTGATAACCACTCTGAGCAAGCATTACCGCCAATCTACCTGCACCACATGCCAGATCTAACAATTTGTTTTTTTGTTTATCTACGACTTTATTAACTAGATTTAACCAATTATCATAAATCTCTGGGTCCATCAATTCATCATAGACTTGCGCAAATGTCGAGTAAATCATTATTCCGTAATCCAATCATTGACTTCAACTAGTGGTGCATCAGCCCAAAGTTTCTCAAGGTTATAAAAACCTCTCGTCTCTGATTTGAATACATGAACAACAACATCTCTTAAATCAATTAAAATCCAATTGCCGCTGCTTTTTCCTTCAATTTGCTTGATATCAATCCCAGCTTTTTCAACTTCTTCTTCGATGTTGTCAACAATTGCTTTGACCTGACGTTCAGAATCCGCCTGCATTATCACAAAATAATCAGCTAAATAACTTATTTTACTAACATCTAATGCAACTATATCTTCAGCACGCTTACTATCAGCAGCTTCTACAACAACTTTTAATATCTCTTTACTATCCATTAAATTCTCCTTTACTTAACTACCCATTTATTATAAGTCAAGATTGCCGCAGGGTACACTACTCCATTAGTCGAAATCAAATATTCCAATGTGTGTTTAATTTCAAATGCAACAGCATCATTCAGATTGCTATAGGCTAATGTCCGTGCAATATTGACATCTGGAAATACTCTTCCATCTTCAACATAGTCGGCAACATAAATGATTTTATCGAGGACCATCATCTTCTCAGCACCAATAGTATGTTTCCTCACTGCATCCAAAATTTCCCCGTCTTTAATATTCAATTCATCCTTAATAATTTCAGCACCAACAACTCCATGCCAGATAAAGTTATTCCAGTTTAGTAAGTCTGGGTCAAGTTGCTTACTGATTACAACTTGTTTAAATTCTTCATCATTTCGTTCTTTAGCATAGTCGTGTACTAAAGCAGCGATGCTTGCTTTTTCAACATTATAATTATTATTCTTTGCAAGCTTAATTGCTGCTTTTTCAACACCCAATATATGTTGGTACCTTTTATCACTAACACTTTTTCTTACTTTATTTAACAATTCATCTCTTGTACCTGGAAAATATTTCTGGCTATACTCCTCATTCAAGATAGAGCCCCTCTTCCTTAATATAATTCTCTACATTCTCAGGAACCAAATACTTTATTGAACACTTATGCTGGATATTCCAT
Above is a window of Liquorilactobacillus hordei DSM 19519 DNA encoding:
- a CDS encoding nucleotidyltransferase; protein product: MDVVGIVTEYNPFHNGHLYQVNEVKKRFPDAVIIVVMSGNFLERGEPAILDKWTRAREAILNGVNLVVELPVAFCVQPADFFAFGALRILKELGVQKLVFGAENEEYNFAEMAEITKRVHGNFSTYNESYAKAYQRAITEKTGVDVSKPNNLLGLAYARANLKLGSFLELVPIQRRAAAHHDQQLPITSRIASASAIRDAALNRQESVANHVPHLTAVDLQQGKTLSWVDFWPLLKYQILTSNVQELREIYGMTEGLEFRIKDKLERMGPAVTFNDWISEVKSKRFTYTHMTRIATMILLQAKNEDIEEVEQKPYIRILGFDIKGQNHLNSVKKKLLFPVVSRVSQKVAANLLKLDYRAGLVYSQFSGQRQDFGRSPFQQ
- the rsfS gene encoding ribosome silencing factor, with product MDSKEILKVVVEAADSKRAEDIVALDVSKISYLADYFVIMQADSERQVKAIVDNIEEEVEKAGIDIKQIEGKSSGNWILIDLRDVVVHVFKSETRGFYNLEKLWADAPLVEVNDWITE
- a CDS encoding class I SAM-dependent DNA methyltransferase; amino-acid sequence: MIYSTFAQVYDELMDPEIYDNWLNLVNKVVDKQKNKLLDLACGAGRLAVMLAQSGYQVTGADLSEEMLALAEARTRKEEADLSLVQANMTDLSELENFDIVTCGLDSLCYLADEEEVLRTFQEVSEHLNEKGIFVFDVISPYQTDIVYPGYMYNYTTKEQAFLWESFAGETLHSVIHDLTFFIADKNKASYQRYEETHYERTYELDVYLKLLSQAGFDKIEATADYGNGKIDKETTRFFFVCHKR
- the yqeK gene encoding bis(5'-nucleosyl)-tetraphosphatase (symmetrical) YqeK, coding for MLNEEYSQKYFPGTRDELLNKVRKSVSDKRYQHILGVEKAAIKLAKNNNYNVEKASIAALVHDYAKERNDEEFKQVVISKQLDPDLLNWNNFIWHGVVGAEIIKDELNIKDGEILDAVRKHTIGAEKMMVLDKIIYVADYVEDGRVFPDVNIARTLAYSNLNDAVAFEIKHTLEYLISTNGVVYPAAILTYNKWVVK